From the genome of Leptospira andrefontaineae, one region includes:
- a CDS encoding SDR family oxidoreductase, translated as MKIIITGSLGHISKPLVEELIRKGHSVTVISSNPERTKEIETIGAIPSIGKMEDSEFLSQTFQGADIVYAMEAIGYESFFDHNLDIMETIRRIANSYKIAIEQSGIRRVIHLSSIGAHTNSDSGILAFHHEAENILRKLPSDVSIKFMRPVGFYYNMFAFIQTIKSRGSIISNYGGDEIEPWVSPSDIAKVIAEEIEKPFEGRSIRYIASDEISPNEIAKILGEAIGKPDLKWTIISDEESLNGMIAAGMNPKTAKGFMEMNASRRGGVLYEDYFRNQPILERTKLKDFAKDFATAYERMK; from the coding sequence ATGAAGATTATTATTACCGGTTCACTGGGACATATCAGTAAACCACTCGTTGAAGAATTGATTCGAAAGGGTCATTCAGTTACCGTTATTAGTAGCAACCCGGAACGTACAAAAGAAATAGAAACAATAGGCGCTATTCCTTCTATCGGCAAAATGGAAGATAGCGAATTCTTATCGCAAACATTTCAGGGCGCGGATATAGTCTATGCTATGGAAGCGATCGGCTACGAGAGCTTTTTTGATCATAACCTGGATATAATGGAAACAATTCGCCGGATTGCTAATAGTTATAAAATAGCCATAGAACAATCCGGAATTAGGAGAGTGATCCATTTGAGTAGCATAGGAGCGCATACAAATTCGGATAGTGGGATACTTGCTTTTCATCATGAGGCAGAGAATATTTTAAGAAAATTACCGAGTGACGTTTCGATTAAGTTTATGCGGCCGGTAGGATTTTATTATAATATGTTCGCATTTATACAAACGATAAAGTCAAGAGGATCCATCATATCCAATTATGGGGGAGATGAAATAGAGCCTTGGGTTTCTCCTTCGGATATTGCAAAGGTGATTGCAGAAGAAATTGAAAAACCTTTCGAAGGAAGAAGTATCCGCTATATCGCAAGTGATGAAATTTCACCGAACGAAATCGCGAAAATTTTGGGTGAAGCGATTGGAAAGCCTGATCTAAAATGGACAATCATTTCTGATGAAGAATCATTGAACGGCATGATCGCGGCAGGAATGAATCCAAAAACTGCAAAAGGTTTTATGGAAATGAATGCGTCCAGAAGAGGTGGAGTGTTATATGAGGATTATTTCCGAAATCAACCTATATTGGAAAGGACCAAATTAAAGGACTTTGCTAAAGATTTTGCTACGGCTTATGAGAGAATGAAATAG
- a CDS encoding cytidylyltransferase: MNMIQTWKIQRDYYYGKLFQEEGIDAVLKAGFFEDLNLDNVDIGATTSILCTPYAFLEKPKTDNHCVLLLTGALCPIHDGHLEMMIIAKESLEKEGYEVLGGYISPDHDDYVGPKTNSFLNIYERNRIVTEKIEDYPWIGLDPWNGVFNQTSINFTDVVFRLKKYLERNAKLKTKIFFLCGGDNFRFAEAFKYSEDGCVVVTRNGYEVDVKNQESVYLAQGENGSSSSEIRKFYKKKDFYDKNLKVRDDGYPIPEFLSKFFKIVEVVSLEKQREKLKLMSTENMISLDPMVPLNYNLSVSRIFDLHGHRKLGYKMEMFNEDSKLKDLSGRSDILLYDDDIYTGKTMSEAKSYLKAKLNISIDSFFSFNISPENYDLLDARDLYAFSKEDHCGLLIDFGDFQQRVPYAFPYVDPSIRSSVKDPFQFSIAVWRENQKFFSADQNLCLGHFPFYQRLYSKIGFRLETPIQEIFQWHIELLTKIQK; the protein is encoded by the coding sequence ATGAATATGATTCAGACCTGGAAAATTCAGCGGGACTATTATTACGGCAAACTCTTCCAAGAAGAAGGGATAGACGCTGTGCTAAAAGCAGGTTTTTTCGAAGATCTAAATTTAGATAACGTAGATATTGGCGCTACCACTTCTATTTTATGTACTCCCTACGCTTTCTTAGAAAAACCTAAAACTGATAATCACTGTGTACTATTGCTTACGGGTGCTCTATGTCCTATACATGACGGCCACCTTGAAATGATGATCATTGCAAAAGAATCGTTAGAAAAGGAAGGCTACGAAGTTTTAGGAGGTTATATCTCCCCTGATCATGACGACTATGTCGGTCCTAAAACGAATTCCTTCTTAAATATTTATGAAAGAAATCGAATCGTAACCGAAAAGATTGAAGATTATCCTTGGATCGGTTTGGATCCTTGGAATGGGGTTTTCAATCAAACGAGTATTAATTTTACGGACGTTGTTTTTCGGCTCAAAAAATATTTGGAGCGAAACGCAAAATTAAAGACTAAGATTTTTTTTCTTTGCGGTGGAGATAACTTTCGTTTTGCAGAAGCTTTCAAATATAGTGAAGACGGATGTGTTGTTGTTACTCGAAACGGATACGAAGTCGACGTAAAGAATCAGGAATCCGTTTATCTTGCTCAAGGTGAGAATGGCAGCTCTTCTTCGGAGATTAGAAAATTTTATAAGAAAAAGGATTTTTACGATAAGAACCTTAAAGTCCGAGACGATGGATATCCCATCCCTGAATTTCTTTCTAAGTTTTTTAAGATCGTTGAAGTAGTTTCTCTCGAAAAGCAAAGAGAAAAACTAAAGTTAATGTCTACGGAAAATATGATCAGTTTAGATCCTATGGTTCCTTTAAATTATAATCTATCCGTTTCTAGAATTTTCGACTTACATGGGCATCGGAAACTTGGCTACAAGATGGAAATGTTCAATGAGGATTCAAAATTAAAGGATTTATCTGGTCGTAGCGATATTCTTTTATATGATGATGATATTTATACCGGAAAAACAATGAGTGAGGCGAAATCATATCTAAAAGCTAAATTAAATATTTCGATCGATAGTTTTTTTTCCTTCAATATCAGTCCTGAAAATTACGATCTATTGGATGCAAGAGATCTTTATGCATTTAGCAAGGAGGATCATTGTGGTCTATTAATCGATTTTGGAGACTTCCAACAAAGAGTCCCTTATGCGTTTCCGTATGTCGATCCGTCTATTAGAAGTTCCGTGAAAGATCCGTTTCAATTCTCAATTGCTGTCTGGCGGGAAAATCAAAAGTTTTTCTCCGCTGACCAGAATTTATGCCTCGGTCATTTTCCTTTTTATCAAAGACTATATTCAAAAATAGGATTTCGTTTAGAAACTCCAATACAAGAAATCTTTCAATGGCATATTGAGCTTTTAACAAAAATACAAAAATAG
- a CDS encoding NUDIX hydrolase, with the protein MKNNTMYSYKFARPSLTVDCVVFGVNEDKLQILIIQRGIDPFRGHWALPGGFVRIEETIDEAAIRELKEETGLKNIFLEQLYTFGQIDRDPRERVVSIAYYSLVNLHNHFVQASTDADRAVWYNVRELPKLAFDHDKIVEVALARLKGKLRYQPIGFELLPSKFTLTQLQRLYEIILEKDLDKRNFRKRILQFDILDPTKEFEENVAHRAAQLYQFNKSKYKKMIKQGISFDL; encoded by the coding sequence ATGAAAAATAATACAATGTATTCATACAAATTTGCAAGACCAAGCTTAACGGTCGATTGTGTAGTCTTTGGTGTTAATGAAGATAAGCTGCAGATCCTTATCATCCAAAGAGGTATCGATCCGTTTCGCGGACATTGGGCGCTGCCTGGCGGATTCGTACGAATCGAAGAGACGATTGATGAAGCTGCCATTCGAGAGCTCAAAGAGGAAACCGGGTTAAAGAATATTTTTTTAGAGCAACTATACACTTTTGGCCAAATAGATCGCGATCCCCGGGAGCGAGTCGTCTCAATTGCTTACTATTCCCTTGTAAATTTGCATAACCATTTTGTTCAAGCTTCCACAGACGCCGATAGGGCTGTCTGGTATAATGTTCGAGAATTGCCAAAGTTGGCATTTGATCATGATAAAATAGTAGAAGTGGCATTAGCTCGTTTAAAAGGGAAACTGCGTTATCAACCGATTGGTTTCGAATTGCTTCCAAGTAAATTCACTCTTACACAATTACAGAGATTATACGAAATCATTTTAGAGAAGGATCTAGATAAGCGCAATTTTCGAAAAAGGATACTACAATTTGACATACTAGATCCTACGAAAGAATTCGAGGAAAACGTAGCTCACAGAGCTGCTCAACTTTATCAATTCAATAAGTCGAAGTATAAAAAAATGATAAAACAAGGAATTAGTTTTGATCTATGA
- a CDS encoding ATP-binding cassette domain-containing protein: MQSSIVANDVSFEFSDGRILFQNLNFSLGPERTALVGPNGIGKTYLARLISGEIETSKGKISRNSPVSYLPQREKPERITVEEFLQNYSWSLHGEKLLTGIDRNRFCDQLSGGQWMRVRLAERLEDQFLILDEPTNDLDQGAKNVLIRFLKEYEYGFLLISHDRECLKLCETILELSNLGLNKYGGGWSSYEETKEKERKNSLAALEKARRERDIAQAERIEQIERQEKRNRKGAKSAAKGGTPKILLGARKSNAQSTSGKVNSSSLEKANDKIREVYDKMDRIKIDPVMYANLSGKEIPSQKLVAEANDFNIRFQDWIYKENLNFSWKGNIRIAIKGANGSGKSTLLQALLGSNIKTRGSITLGKLNTLYIDQRCNQLDDSKSIFENVRDVSILDESEIRNGLAKFLFFKDTVFQKVHTLSGGERLRAALARGLLSTEKVELLLLDEPTNNLDLGNIRFLEGLILEFKAAIIVASHDELFLENCGIQEEFTIKHILNVTN; the protein is encoded by the coding sequence ATGCAATCAAGTATCGTCGCAAATGACGTCTCTTTCGAATTTTCGGACGGGCGTATTCTATTTCAAAATCTTAATTTTTCTCTTGGACCAGAACGTACTGCTCTTGTGGGTCCAAACGGTATCGGAAAGACGTATCTTGCTAGATTGATCTCAGGAGAGATCGAAACGAGCAAAGGTAAAATTTCCAGGAATTCTCCAGTCTCTTATTTACCCCAAAGAGAAAAACCGGAACGGATCACTGTGGAAGAATTTTTACAAAATTATTCTTGGTCACTCCACGGAGAAAAACTTTTAACAGGGATTGATCGAAACCGTTTCTGTGATCAATTGAGCGGAGGACAATGGATGAGGGTACGTCTTGCCGAAAGACTGGAAGATCAATTTTTAATCCTGGATGAACCCACAAATGATCTGGACCAAGGAGCGAAAAATGTTTTGATCCGATTTCTAAAAGAATACGAATACGGATTTCTACTAATATCTCATGATAGAGAATGCCTGAAACTATGTGAAACCATTTTAGAATTATCTAATCTGGGTTTGAACAAATACGGAGGAGGTTGGAGTTCCTACGAAGAAACGAAAGAAAAAGAAAGAAAAAATTCTTTGGCCGCCTTGGAAAAAGCGAGAAGAGAAAGAGATATTGCACAAGCAGAAAGAATTGAACAAATAGAAAGACAGGAAAAAAGAAATCGCAAAGGGGCAAAATCGGCAGCAAAGGGAGGAACACCTAAAATTTTACTAGGAGCTCGTAAGAGTAATGCTCAAAGCACTTCAGGAAAAGTAAATTCTTCCAGTTTAGAAAAAGCGAATGATAAGATAAGAGAAGTTTATGATAAAATGGATCGAATAAAAATAGATCCGGTCATGTATGCGAACCTTTCCGGAAAAGAAATACCTTCTCAAAAATTAGTAGCAGAAGCAAATGATTTCAACATTCGATTCCAGGATTGGATCTATAAGGAAAATTTAAACTTCTCCTGGAAAGGAAACATTAGGATTGCGATCAAAGGTGCAAACGGATCCGGAAAATCCACCTTATTACAAGCGCTACTTGGTTCCAATATTAAAACAAGAGGTTCAATTACTTTAGGAAAATTGAATACTCTATATATAGACCAAAGATGTAACCAATTAGATGATTCTAAGAGCATTTTTGAAAATGTAAGAGATGTTTCCATATTGGATGAAAGTGAGATCCGAAATGGGCTCGCGAAATTCTTATTTTTTAAGGATACGGTTTTTCAGAAGGTGCATACGCTGAGCGGAGGAGAACGTCTGAGGGCAGCATTGGCAAGAGGACTTTTAAGTACGGAAAAAGTGGAACTTCTACTTTTAGATGAACCCACAAATAATTTGGATTTGGGAAATATAAGATTTCTGGAAGGACTGATCCTTGAATTTAAGGCGGCGATTATTGTCGCTTCTCACGATGAGCTGTTTTTAGAAAACTGCGGGATCCAAGAAGAATTTACGATAAAACACATTCTAAATGTGACCAATTAG
- the nadE gene encoding NAD(+) synthase, with protein sequence MKNDILMTDLNSPSLSFISDMVRTLKTELELRSFLDVNRGFDLKIHLQRKIQRINEFFKIENLDSCVIGLSGGVDSSVVLGLLSLASQESNSPIKKILGMALPIFSVGATGQKEALRKFELLKSTFSSQNNKIEFFQKDLTQVQESYLRLEEGKYSPWSAGQLLSIIRVPYLYFHAALLQEQNYRSIVVGTTNRDEGAYLGFYGKASDGMVDLQPIADLHKNEVYTIANSIKIPEEIIQAEPTGDIFDGRTDQEMIGANYEDIRFFILLKDFNLDFQKVIHLLSAKTIQSFENIESIHQKNLHKYKVGLPSRFIDVMRRIVDGGWS encoded by the coding sequence ATGAAAAACGATATTCTTATGACAGATCTTAATAGTCCTTCCTTGTCTTTTATTTCAGATATGGTTCGAACTTTAAAAACCGAATTGGAATTAAGAAGTTTTCTGGATGTTAATAGAGGTTTCGATCTAAAAATTCATTTGCAGAGGAAAATCCAGCGCATAAACGAATTTTTTAAAATAGAAAATTTAGACAGTTGTGTTATCGGATTATCTGGAGGGGTAGACTCATCCGTCGTTCTAGGATTATTAAGTCTCGCTTCGCAGGAATCTAATTCCCCGATTAAAAAGATATTAGGGATGGCACTTCCGATTTTTAGTGTCGGTGCAACTGGCCAAAAAGAGGCTTTAAGAAAATTTGAACTCTTAAAATCAACTTTCAGTTCACAAAATAATAAAATTGAATTCTTTCAAAAAGATCTAACTCAAGTTCAAGAGAGTTATCTTCGCTTAGAAGAAGGTAAATACTCCCCCTGGTCGGCAGGTCAATTGCTTTCTATTATCCGAGTCCCTTATCTCTATTTTCACGCTGCACTTTTACAAGAACAAAATTATAGATCGATCGTAGTAGGCACAACCAATAGAGATGAAGGGGCGTATTTAGGATTTTATGGAAAGGCCTCCGATGGAATGGTCGATTTACAGCCGATAGCAGATTTACACAAAAATGAAGTTTATACTATTGCTAATAGTATAAAGATTCCGGAGGAGATCATTCAGGCGGAGCCCACAGGAGACATTTTTGATGGGAGAACTGATCAAGAAATGATCGGTGCAAATTATGAAGATATTCGATTCTTTATTTTATTGAAAGATTTCAACCTCGATTTTCAAAAAGTAATTCACCTTCTTTCTGCCAAAACGATTCAAAGTTTTGAAAATATAGAATCGATACATCAAAAAAATCTTCATAAATACAAAGTTGGGCTTCCATCCAGATTTATAGATGTTATGAGGCGAATTGTTGATGGGGGCTGGTCTTGA
- a CDS encoding 2OG-Fe(II) oxygenase, with the protein MNFLDSETCHSLRELFFDSMILAPVSVNGLMNRNYGIGSQRATGWSLQLANMLSELIVPHLSEKFCSEKTSTDWWQENPKKNPIWIPVQVSPLFRFMKYESGGEHYAHYDAGFIYEDGIHRTLKSFVIYLTTNESGATRFIRDNLENINVWERDHSDWDRRVLEEEVLSSFLPQEGSILIFDHRICHDVDVYLGEKDHPRIIIRGDIIYRAKSL; encoded by the coding sequence ATGAATTTTTTAGATTCCGAAACTTGTCATTCACTTAGGGAATTATTTTTTGATTCGATGATTTTAGCTCCAGTATCGGTCAACGGTCTCATGAACCGAAACTATGGAATCGGAAGCCAAAGAGCCACCGGATGGTCCCTTCAGCTTGCAAATATGCTTTCCGAACTTATTGTCCCTCACCTAAGTGAAAAATTTTGCTCAGAGAAAACTTCCACAGATTGGTGGCAAGAAAATCCAAAGAAAAATCCGATTTGGATTCCAGTGCAAGTTAGTCCACTGTTTCGCTTTATGAAATACGAATCGGGTGGTGAACATTATGCCCACTACGATGCAGGATTCATATATGAAGACGGGATTCATAGGACTTTAAAGTCTTTTGTCATCTATTTAACAACGAATGAATCAGGCGCAACTCGATTTATTCGGGATAATTTAGAAAATATTAATGTATGGGAAAGGGATCATTCAGATTGGGATAGAAGAGTCCTTGAGGAAGAAGTATTGTCTTCCTTTTTGCCTCAAGAAGGTTCGATATTAATCTTCGACCATAGAATCTGTCATGATGTGGATGTATATTTGGGAGAAAAGGACCATCCCCGGATCATTATTCGCGGTGATATAATATATAGAGCAAAATCTTTATGA
- a CDS encoding helix-turn-helix domain-containing protein, which translates to MKEIQKPYRIKTISEFHQLRGLPKPEHPLISVVDYGSIIHSPDFNLTSWTLDFYSISLKRNSAVKMKYGQQEYDFDDGILFFMAPGQVFRIEIGLDRKPEHSGWILLIHPDFIWNSVLAKNIRKYEYFDYSVNEALFLSEKEEVVLNDIVGNIRQEYHSNIDKFSQDIIISHITTLLNYAERFYHRQFITRKITNHKILDRLEGILVEYFREGDLREKGLPSVQYVADLLNVSPKYLSGLLNVLTGQSTQQHIHNKLIEQAKERLSTTDLPITAIAYELGFEHSQSFSKLFKSKTKLTPVEFRRSFN; encoded by the coding sequence GTGAAAGAGATTCAAAAACCATATAGAATTAAGACCATCAGCGAGTTTCATCAGTTGAGAGGTTTGCCAAAACCTGAACATCCTCTGATCAGTGTAGTGGATTATGGATCTATTATACATTCTCCGGACTTCAATCTCACAAGTTGGACTCTCGATTTTTATTCCATTTCTTTAAAAAGGAACTCTGCCGTAAAAATGAAATACGGGCAGCAGGAATATGATTTTGACGATGGTATCTTGTTCTTTATGGCTCCCGGTCAAGTTTTTAGGATCGAGATCGGTCTAGACAGAAAACCGGAACATTCCGGGTGGATCTTATTGATCCATCCGGACTTCATCTGGAATTCCGTATTGGCTAAGAATATTCGAAAATACGAATATTTCGATTATTCGGTGAACGAGGCTCTATTCCTTTCTGAAAAAGAGGAAGTCGTATTGAACGATATTGTCGGTAACATTAGGCAAGAATATCATTCCAATATCGATAAATTCAGCCAGGATATTATCATTTCCCATATTACTACCCTACTTAATTATGCGGAGAGATTTTATCATCGTCAATTTATCACAAGAAAGATCACGAATCATAAAATTTTGGATCGTTTGGAAGGAATTTTAGTAGAGTATTTTAGAGAAGGAGACTTAAGAGAAAAAGGTTTACCTTCGGTCCAATACGTAGCGGATCTATTGAATGTTTCTCCGAAATATTTGAGCGGGCTACTGAACGTATTAACCGGTCAGAGTACTCAGCAGCATATTCATAATAAGTTGATCGAACAGGCAAAAGAAAGATTGTCTACTACCGATTTGCCAATAACCGCAATCGCTTATGAATTAGGTTTCGAACACTCTCAATCTTTTAGTAAATTATTCAAGAGTAAGACAAAACTTACTCCTGTGGAATTTCGTCGTTCGTTCAATTGA
- a CDS encoding DUF3556 domain-containing protein: MFLPKAPPYDALAWAKMSFADRARLSCQAWAVQGYGSPLGAYIVYVLKIALYIAGWIYFCSFSPGLGTWGTISWWFVPVAFQKAIVWSLLFEVLGLGCGSGPLTGRYFPPVGGFLYFLRPKTTKMPLFEGAPIIGGRTRGILEIVAYASVLVYSVLCLIHPAPGFEQFLPIIISLVIAGILDKTVFLAARAEHYWVTIVVFAFAQNWIAGAMIVQLSIWLFAGFSKLNSHFPSVVCVMASNSPFTPFAWFRKAMYKNYPEDLRPSSTAIAKANMGIVLEMGTPIVLFTAIMTGSQTVLYLGLGMMVFLHSYITSNFPMGVPIEWNFLVVYSGFFLFGANPTITPFQLESAPVAAFLFVFSLALPIIGNIRPDWVSFLLAMRYYAGNWAVSVWMFKEDSYKKLEKLTKTSGWLYDQLDMFYERKVSVGLVSKVMAFRLMHLHGKAFQKIVPKAVKNFEKYEWVEGELVAGMVVGWNFGEGHLHSEQLLRSVQAQCGFKDEELRCIFIEGQPLGKSTINYRIHDAEKGLIEDGKIEVADLKELQPWPTK, encoded by the coding sequence ATGTTCCTTCCTAAAGCTCCCCCCTATGATGCCTTGGCCTGGGCGAAAATGTCGTTCGCGGACAGGGCACGTTTGTCCTGCCAAGCCTGGGCGGTCCAAGGTTATGGCTCCCCTCTTGGAGCATATATCGTTTACGTCTTAAAGATAGCATTATACATCGCAGGTTGGATTTATTTCTGCTCTTTCAGCCCTGGTCTCGGAACCTGGGGAACCATCTCTTGGTGGTTTGTTCCAGTTGCTTTTCAAAAGGCAATCGTTTGGAGTTTGCTATTCGAAGTTTTAGGACTTGGATGCGGAAGTGGTCCTCTAACAGGAAGATATTTCCCTCCTGTAGGCGGGTTCTTATATTTCTTAAGACCTAAGACCACCAAAATGCCTTTGTTCGAAGGAGCTCCAATCATTGGGGGAAGGACAAGAGGAATTCTGGAAATCGTAGCTTACGCTTCTGTTTTAGTTTATTCCGTTTTATGTTTGATCCACCCTGCTCCCGGCTTTGAACAATTTTTACCGATCATCATCAGCTTGGTTATTGCTGGTATATTAGATAAAACTGTTTTTCTTGCAGCAAGAGCGGAACACTACTGGGTAACAATAGTAGTATTTGCATTCGCACAAAACTGGATCGCAGGTGCGATGATCGTTCAGCTTTCTATCTGGTTATTTGCAGGATTTTCCAAACTCAACTCTCACTTTCCGAGTGTAGTTTGCGTGATGGCAAGTAATAGCCCATTCACACCTTTTGCCTGGTTCAGAAAGGCAATGTATAAAAATTATCCGGAAGATCTTCGTCCTTCTTCTACCGCCATAGCAAAAGCGAATATGGGGATCGTTTTGGAAATGGGAACTCCAATCGTTCTATTTACTGCGATCATGACCGGTTCTCAAACGGTTCTATACTTAGGGCTTGGAATGATGGTATTCCTACATAGTTATATCACGAGTAACTTCCCAATGGGAGTTCCGATAGAATGGAACTTCTTAGTAGTTTACTCAGGTTTCTTCTTGTTCGGAGCAAATCCAACTATCACTCCTTTCCAATTAGAATCAGCACCTGTTGCGGCATTCTTATTCGTATTCTCTTTAGCGCTTCCGATCATCGGGAATATCAGACCGGATTGGGTATCCTTCTTACTTGCAATGAGATATTATGCAGGGAACTGGGCGGTAAGTGTATGGATGTTCAAAGAAGATAGTTATAAAAAATTAGAGAAACTTACCAAAACTTCCGGATGGTTGTACGACCAATTGGATATGTTCTACGAAAGAAAAGTATCCGTAGGTTTAGTGAGTAAGGTAATGGCATTCCGACTCATGCACTTACACGGAAAAGCCTTCCAAAAAATAGTACCAAAAGCGGTTAAGAACTTTGAAAAGTATGAATGGGTAGAAGGTGAACTGGTAGCAGGAATGGTCGTTGGATGGAACTTCGGAGAAGGTCACCTTCACAGCGAACAACTTCTTAGATCCGTTCAAGCCCAATGTGGATTCAAGGATGAAGAATTACGCTGTATCTTTATAGAAGGTCAACCATTAGGAAAATCTACTATTAACTATAGGATCCATGACGCTGAAAAAGGATTAATAGAAGACGGAAAGATAGAAGTTGCCGATCTAAAGGAACTCCAACCTTGGCCGACTAAATAA